A genomic region of Trifolium pratense cultivar HEN17-A07 linkage group LG3, ARS_RC_1.1, whole genome shotgun sequence contains the following coding sequences:
- the LOC123917702 gene encoding uncharacterized protein LOC123917702, whose product MEAESNRGYHNEDINSSMSRHAISFQHGGMNNSMSEMVPMGNYFGLSSSSGMMYPGNSSFINSSSNQVVCQQGGGGGGGGNPSSSSLLLDSVPGLKHDTGLAVEWSLDEQYRLEEGLANYANEPSIMKYIKIAAVLPDKTVRDVALRCRWLTRKRRKSEEHSTGKKINYRKDKPVELPSQSNLHSALPPSMGSYSHMSRVMGQSQRTLYDGICGPMKQLMEQNAQAFNQISANLSTYKLQDNIDLFCHTRHNINTILNDMSEMPGIMSQMPPLPIAINEDLARSILPNRT is encoded by the exons ATGGAGGCAGAGTCAAACAGAGGTTATCATAATGAAGACATAAATTCATCTATGAGTAGACATGCAATATCATTTCAGCATGGTGGTATGAATAATAGCATGTCAGAGATGGTCCCAATGGGTAATTATTTTGGGTTAAGTAGTTCATCTGGGATGATGTATCCTGGAAATTCATCTTTCATCAACAGCAGCAGCAACCAGGTTGTATGTCAAcaaggtggtggtggtggtggtggtggtaatCCATCTagctcttctcttcttcttgatTCAGTCCCAGGGCTTAAGCATGACACAGGGTTGGCTGTTGAATGGTCTCTTGATGAACAGTACAGATTGGAGGAGGGCCTTGCTAA TTATGCCAATGAGCCAAGTATCATGAAGTACATCAAAATTGCTGCAGTGTTGCCTGATAAAACTGTTCGCGATGTCGCTTTGAGGTGTAGGTGGTTGACA AGAAAGCGAAGGAAATCAGAGGAACACAGTACGGGGAAGAAGATCAATTATAGAAAA GATAAGCCGGTGGAGTTACCATCACAATCAAATTTGCATTCGGCACTGCCCCCAAGCATGGGGTCATATTCTCACATGTCACGCGTTATGGGACAAAGTCAACGGACACTATATGATG GAATTTGTGGGCCCATGAAGCAACTCATGGAGCAGAATGCTCAAGCTTTTAATCAAATCTCGGCCAATTTATCGACGTACAAG TTGCAGGATAACATTGACCTATTTTGCCACACAAGGCACAATATTAATACCATTCTAAACGA TATGAGTGAGATGCCTGGCATTATGAGCCAAATGCCGCCACTGCCTATTGCCATTAATGAGGATCTTGCAAGAAGTATTTTGCCTAATAGAACTTAG